One window of Candidatus Hydrogenedentota bacterium genomic DNA carries:
- the folD gene encoding bifunctional methylenetetrahydrofolate dehydrogenase/methenyltetrahydrofolate cyclohydrolase FolD, with protein MKSIRKPLIINGKQIAAEILEELKLEVAALAGKKLIPGLAVVLVGKDPASEVYVRNKRRTCEELGIKSFSYDLPETCTEKRLMNLIEKLNGDPSVHGILVQMPLPRHINEKRVLEAILPEKDVDGFHPVNVGRLLNGEECFVSCTPAGCHTLLQRSRIKTAGKHVVIVGRSNIVGKPLAALLMQKTADANATVTVCHSGTRNMSKYTREADILIAAMGVPEFIKPRMVREGAVVIDVGVNRIPDPSRKSGTRLVGDVAFAGVSKKVRAITPVPGGVGPMTIAMLMKNTVKAVHLIHAKR; from the coding sequence ATGAAAAGTATCCGGAAACCACTCATTATTAATGGAAAACAAATCGCCGCCGAAATTTTGGAGGAGCTGAAACTTGAAGTCGCCGCATTGGCAGGGAAAAAGTTGATACCCGGATTGGCGGTCGTCTTGGTTGGCAAAGATCCCGCCAGCGAGGTCTACGTTCGAAATAAAAGACGAACCTGTGAAGAATTGGGCATCAAGTCTTTTTCTTATGATTTGCCTGAAACCTGTACCGAGAAGCGCTTGATGAATCTGATTGAAAAACTAAACGGCGATCCCTCGGTTCATGGTATTCTCGTACAGATGCCGCTGCCTCGACACATCAATGAAAAGCGTGTGTTAGAGGCGATCCTTCCTGAAAAAGATGTGGACGGCTTTCACCCCGTGAATGTGGGACGATTGCTGAATGGAGAAGAATGTTTCGTTTCCTGTACGCCTGCAGGATGTCACACCTTGCTTCAGCGGTCCCGTATTAAAACGGCCGGGAAACATGTTGTTATTGTGGGCCGCTCTAATATCGTGGGGAAACCTTTAGCTGCGCTTCTCATGCAAAAGACGGCTGATGCCAATGCTACTGTTACGGTTTGTCATTCCGGCACACGCAACATGTCGAAATACACCCGGGAAGCGGATATTCTGATTGCCGCCATGGGAGTTCCCGAATTTATTAAGCCGCGCATGGTTCGTGAAGGCGCGGTCGTTATCGACGTTGGTGTCAACCGAATTCCTGATCCAAGCAGAAAGAGCGGTACCCGTCTTGTGGGCGATGTGGCTTTTGCCGGCGTTTCTAAAAAGGTGCGCGCAATCACGCCCGTTCCCGGTGGAGTGGGCCCCATGACCATCGCCATGTTGATGAAAAACACAGTGAAGGCAGTTCATTTGATCCACGCTAAACGGTAG